The following proteins are encoded in a genomic region of Pelodictyon phaeoclathratiforme BU-1:
- a CDS encoding GAF domain-containing protein, whose product MDLPKYDEADLERHSTEQTLRFLFNAIPESMFIMDCQGIVLEANESFAARFGKSLSECPGINVYDLLSPDVALHRRKKVEEVLRTGKRLSFEGELEGDRLLQGRKMHHICPLFGSVGEVDRLVVYSQDITELKRTEESLIAAQTVLDKDLEAMSKLHEISTLFVRKGNVEGIFDKVIDAACAITGSDMGSVRLVDAKSGHLKIAAQKGFTDPFQECCHDSAVGPCVCDRVMRRKEQIMVADITQSTLIWGKKEVEAHLADGVRSLQLTPMVNRSGKLLGILSTYFPVVYHPEERVLKLLHLLASQTADIIERAEKEEALQQSNERYRSLFSNTLNAIAYCRMIYEEERPVDFIYEQVNVRFEKVTGLKNVEGKKISEVIPGIHDINPELLKIFGRVAKTGITERLEFYLESLKTWLDISVYSTKSGHFVTVFDVITERKQTENALLESEKKFRSITEQMAEVVFVTDNFGHLTYASSAIEKIFGYTSQEVIGHLFTEYLVENEISRALAIFNEALLNQLTLQILEFKYQKKNGAVFCGEVHLHYYYDNGSFGIIGLIHDITERKRNEAVIAFRLHLLLLADSYSIEEVLRETLDEAERLTGSTIGFIHFIEPDQISISLQAWSTNTEKNLCLVEDGFRRHYPLKDAGVWADAIRERRAMIHNNYDALSNRKGMPQGHIAVERELVVPIMRGEKITAIIGIGNKVVDYDQEDVKLLSSMAGIAWDIIARKKAELSESRIQNELVKAQKMELVGRLAGGIAHDFNNMLCVILGHAEMALLDNQLNESLRESLQEIFNAAEKSADLTHQLLAFARKQPLIPKVLDLNVVIEGMLNMLRRLIGEDITLVWSPEKLLYPVNMDSSHIDQILINLCVNARDAITEIGKIVIETKNVMLHEPYAVDGEVGSSGAYVLLSVSDNGRGIEEKDAGYIFEPFFTTKESGKGTGLGLSTVYGLVKQNNGFIRFSSEPGKGTEFSVYFPGYTGEAFSSKRELPAEKVKPGEETILIVDDENEILKLSKMILQNQGYHVLTAGTPAQAIQIAQGYKGEINLLLTDIIMPEMNGRDLSEKIYSIFPNIKVLFMSGYTADIIASQGGVDEVMNLILKPFSIKGLTNKVYDTLHVSHPKV is encoded by the coding sequence ATGGATCTTCCAAAATACGACGAGGCAGATTTAGAACGGCACTCAACTGAGCAGACCCTTCGCTTTCTGTTTAATGCAATTCCTGAATCCATGTTCATCATGGATTGTCAGGGCATAGTGCTTGAGGCCAATGAATCTTTCGCGGCACGCTTTGGTAAAAGCCTTTCAGAGTGTCCCGGAATAAACGTTTACGATCTGCTCTCTCCTGATGTAGCGCTTCATCGAAGGAAAAAGGTTGAGGAGGTATTGCGTACTGGCAAACGCCTCTCTTTCGAGGGAGAGTTGGAGGGGGATCGTCTGCTTCAGGGCAGAAAGATGCACCATATCTGTCCTCTTTTTGGCTCAGTCGGAGAGGTCGATCGGCTGGTTGTCTATTCACAGGATATTACGGAACTCAAGCGTACGGAAGAGAGTCTGATAGCAGCGCAAACTGTTCTGGACAAAGATCTTGAAGCGATGTCAAAACTTCATGAAATTTCCACACTTTTTGTTCGCAAGGGTAATGTAGAGGGGATTTTTGATAAAGTCATTGATGCGGCATGTGCCATTACAGGCTCAGACATGGGTTCTGTGCGTCTTGTCGATGCAAAATCAGGCCACCTGAAAATCGCTGCCCAGAAAGGTTTTACCGATCCCTTTCAGGAATGCTGCCATGATTCTGCAGTCGGGCCCTGTGTATGCGACAGGGTCATGCGAAGAAAAGAGCAGATTATGGTGGCGGATATAACGCAAAGTACGCTCATCTGGGGCAAAAAAGAGGTTGAAGCGCATCTTGCTGACGGAGTACGGTCACTGCAATTAACGCCAATGGTCAACCGTAGTGGAAAGTTGCTTGGCATACTCTCCACCTATTTTCCTGTCGTCTATCACCCTGAAGAGAGGGTTCTGAAACTGCTGCATCTGCTTGCCAGTCAGACCGCAGACATTATCGAAAGGGCAGAAAAAGAGGAGGCATTACAACAAAGCAATGAGCGTTATCGCTCCCTTTTCAGTAACACACTGAATGCTATTGCCTATTGCCGGATGATTTATGAGGAGGAGCGTCCAGTCGATTTTATCTATGAACAGGTTAATGTGCGCTTCGAAAAAGTGACCGGTCTGAAAAATGTTGAGGGCAAGAAGATTTCAGAGGTGATTCCCGGTATTCATGACATCAATCCCGAGCTTTTGAAGATCTTCGGGCGGGTAGCAAAAACCGGTATAACAGAACGGCTTGAATTTTATCTGGAATCCCTGAAAACGTGGCTTGATATTTCGGTATACAGTACAAAATCTGGTCACTTCGTTACCGTCTTTGATGTCATCACTGAACGCAAGCAGACGGAAAATGCCTTGCTTGAGAGTGAAAAAAAGTTTCGCTCCATTACAGAACAAATGGCAGAGGTGGTTTTTGTCACCGACAATTTTGGCCATCTAACCTACGCATCATCAGCAATTGAAAAAATCTTCGGCTATACCTCTCAAGAGGTTATTGGTCATTTATTTACTGAATATCTTGTAGAAAACGAGATTTCTCGAGCGCTTGCCATTTTCAATGAGGCCTTGTTGAATCAGTTGACGCTCCAGATTCTTGAATTCAAATACCAGAAAAAAAACGGAGCAGTCTTTTGTGGGGAAGTACATCTGCACTATTACTATGACAACGGCTCTTTTGGTATTATTGGCCTGATCCATGATATCACGGAGCGAAAGCGTAATGAAGCGGTTATTGCATTTCGCCTGCACCTGCTTTTGCTCGCTGACTCCTATTCCATTGAAGAGGTGCTTCGCGAAACACTTGACGAAGCGGAGAGGCTGACAGGAAGTACCATTGGCTTTATTCATTTCATCGAACCAGACCAGATCAGCATTTCATTGCAGGCATGGTCAACCAATACCGAAAAGAATTTGTGCCTGGTAGAAGATGGTTTTCGCCGCCATTATCCACTGAAGGATGCCGGGGTCTGGGCTGACGCCATTCGTGAACGTCGGGCGATGATCCATAACAATTACGACGCCCTCTCAAACCGGAAAGGGATGCCGCAAGGTCATATTGCCGTTGAGCGTGAGCTGGTTGTTCCTATCATGCGTGGTGAGAAAATCACCGCCATTATTGGTATTGGCAATAAAGTGGTCGATTACGATCAGGAAGATGTGAAGCTTTTGTCCTCCATGGCTGGTATTGCCTGGGACATTATTGCCCGAAAGAAGGCCGAGTTGTCGGAAAGCAGAATTCAGAACGAGCTGGTCAAGGCGCAGAAAATGGAGCTTGTTGGCAGGCTGGCTGGTGGTATCGCTCATGATTTCAACAATATGCTTTGTGTGATTCTTGGTCATGCAGAAATGGCCCTGCTCGATAATCAGCTCAATGAATCACTCAGGGAAAGTCTTCAGGAAATTTTCAACGCAGCAGAAAAATCTGCCGACCTTACCCATCAATTACTTGCGTTTGCCCGAAAACAACCCCTGATTCCGAAGGTTCTTGACCTTAATGTTGTTATTGAGGGTATGCTCAACATGCTCAGACGGCTCATTGGTGAAGATATTACTCTGGTTTGGAGTCCAGAAAAACTCCTCTATCCTGTAAACATGGACTCCTCCCACATTGACCAGATTCTCATCAATCTTTGCGTTAACGCCCGTGATGCCATAACGGAAATCGGAAAAATCGTTATTGAGACCAAAAATGTTATGCTTCATGAACCCTATGCTGTCGATGGGGAAGTTGGTTCTTCAGGTGCATATGTTCTTCTCTCAGTGAGTGATAATGGCAGGGGTATAGAAGAAAAAGATGCTGGATATATTTTCGAGCCATTTTTTACGACAAAAGAGTCCGGGAAAGGTACTGGTTTAGGGTTGTCGACGGTTTATGGTCTTGTGAAACAGAATAATGGCTTCATCAGGTTCTCCAGTGAACCGGGTAAAGGAACGGAATTCAGTGTCTATTTCCCGGGATATACCGGTGAGGCTTTTTCGTCCAAGAGAGAATTGCCAGCAGAAAAGGTCAAGCCTGGTGAGGAAACCATACTCATCGTTGACGACGAAAATGAGATTTTGAAATTGAGTAAAATGATTTTGCAAAATCAGGGCTACCACGTCCTGACTGCAGGCACTCCTGCGCAAGCCATCCAGATTGCCCAAGGGTACAAGGGAGAGATTAATCTTCTGCTAACAGACATTATTATGCCTGAAATGAATGGTCGTGATCTTTCCGAAAAAATTTACTCGATTTTTCCCAACATCAAGGTGCTTTTTATGTCGGGATATACTGCCGATATTATCGCCAGTCAGGGAGGAGTTGACGAGGTTATGAATCTTATTCTGAAGCCATTTTCCATAAAAGGATTGACAAATAAAGTCTACGATACGCTGCATGTTTCGCATCCCAAAGTGTGA
- a CDS encoding ABC transporter ATP-binding protein, whose amino-acid sequence MEKILELKNLKTYYSTDNGIAKAVDGVSFSLGRNRTLGIVGESGCGKSVTALSLMRLVPMPPGYFAGGEIFWKGRDLLKLSEEEMRHLRGNEIAMIFQEPMSSLNPVFTCGSQIMEQILIHRDLNHAEAKKRSVELLHLVGIPNPAERFSSYPHELSGGMRQRVMIAMALSCNPELLIADEPTTALDVTVQAQILDLIGKLQSDNAMSVMLITHDFGVVAELCEEVLVMYASRVVETGSVQQLFNNPLHPYTRGLLHSIPRLGSSKERLHVIEGNVPSAVNLPEGCRFAGRCPEADAHCRQEQPELVVYEAGHEAACWKVGSHRGFL is encoded by the coding sequence ATGGAAAAAATTCTTGAACTGAAAAATCTCAAGACCTACTACTCAACCGATAATGGCATTGCAAAAGCTGTTGATGGTGTGAGTTTTTCTCTTGGGAGGAACCGTACGCTGGGAATTGTCGGGGAATCCGGTTGCGGAAAGTCGGTGACAGCACTCTCTCTGATGCGTCTTGTGCCCATGCCGCCAGGATATTTTGCTGGAGGAGAGATTTTCTGGAAGGGAAGAGATCTTCTGAAGCTGTCGGAAGAGGAGATGCGCCACCTGAGAGGCAATGAGATTGCCATGATCTTCCAGGAACCGATGAGTTCGCTCAATCCAGTCTTTACCTGCGGCAGCCAGATAATGGAGCAGATTCTTATTCATCGTGACCTCAATCATGCAGAGGCAAAAAAACGCTCCGTCGAGCTGCTCCACCTGGTCGGAATTCCGAACCCTGCGGAGCGCTTTTCATCTTATCCGCACGAACTTTCAGGTGGTATGCGTCAGCGGGTGATGATTGCCATGGCGCTCTCCTGCAATCCCGAGCTGCTCATTGCTGATGAACCGACTACGGCGCTTGATGTCACCGTTCAGGCACAGATTCTTGACCTTATCGGTAAACTGCAGTCCGATAACGCGATGAGCGTGATGCTCATTACCCACGACTTCGGGGTTGTGGCAGAGTTATGTGAAGAGGTGCTTGTCATGTATGCATCAAGAGTGGTTGAGACCGGTTCGGTTCAGCAGCTCTTTAATAATCCACTCCACCCCTATACCAGAGGGTTGCTGCACTCTATTCCTCGTCTCGGCTCTTCAAAAGAGCGCCTTCATGTCATTGAAGGCAATGTGCCGAGCGCAGTAAACCTGCCTGAAGGGTGCCGGTTCGCTGGAAGATGCCCTGAGGCTGATGCTCATTGTCGTCAGGAACAGCCTGAGCTGGTTGTTTATGAAGCAGGCCACGAGGCAGCTTGCTGGAAAGTTGGGAGTCACAGAGGCTTCCTTTGA